The Elaeis guineensis isolate ETL-2024a chromosome 11, EG11, whole genome shotgun sequence genomic interval GTTCTGCTACTCCTCTACGCAATGTGCTGCTGCTTTCGGAGGAGATTCCGTTGGAGCAGGGAGAGGGAGTCGTTGGAGGACGGGGGATGTGGGTACGGCGAGGAGGAGGGTGAAAAGGAAGCGGAGGAGGAGCTGACCAGGTTCGCCGGAGGGGAGCATCTGACCGTCCACGACATCCTGGAAGCGCCGGGGGAGGTGGTGGGGAAGTCCAGCTACGCGACGCTCTACAGAGCCAGCCTCGAGCGGAGCGGCTCGGTGGTGCTGCTCCGGTTCGTCCGCCCGGCCTGCGTCGGCCGGACCCAGGACGTCCTCCTCGCGGTCCAGAAACTGGGCCCCGTCCGCCACCCAAATCTGGTACCCATGACAGCGCTCTATGCGGGGCCAAGAGGGGAGATGCTTTTCGTCCACCCCTTCTACGCCGCCGGGACTCTGTCGCAGTTCCTTCGGGGTGAGTTGCTTGATTCGTTAGTGCTCTAAAGTTTATATTTTTGGCTGATTTTGATGCAAAGTTTGTAACTTTTGGAGAAATTGAGCATTTGTatcggaagaaaaaaagaaaaaaatttcttcggAATTATTGAATGGGCTTTCTATGTACTGTGTTTGATTTGTTTGTCTGGACTATATGATTTCACTTTCTCTTTCTTTGTTCGCAATGCCGTTTTATTCTTCTTTTGATTCGTTTATTCGTACTGTATGGTTTTAATGTCTCTTCTTTTATTTGCAATCTCACTGAATAGCAATTCATTGTCTTTCTATTTAGAAGATTACAATGCTCCTTTCTGTGAATTTAGAGAATAACTTCCGTAACTTATTTTGAAAGTTCCAGGAAGGGAATAATCATTTGGGTTTTTGAGCTATAGCTTTGCcatgagagagaagaaaagggggaaaaaaaacttGCTTTTGCAAAAAGAAATGGATGAACTGGAAGTGTCTGGAACTATAATCTTCTGATGATTTGGTATTCTTTTGATTCTTACGGACATGATGATTAAATTAAGCTAGATTTCGATTTTCTCAAGCTGTTGTTCGGagtaggatcattttggatttcTTCTTCTGTTGCCAAGTATGTTTGGATGAGTTATATCTTCCTTGGAGTTTCATTATCACTTTTTTCTTAGTTTGATTTATCTTTGGGATATAAAAATGTTCTTGGTTTTAGTTAAACCGTTAATATTTGCTTTCTGTGGTGATGTTTTTGTTCACTTTATGTCGTTAGATATCTGGCTGCAATGCTAGTCATGTGGCACAAATTTTCTTACCCTTTGATTTCAAAAAGTTAACAGTTTGTTTTTTTGTGTTTGTCTTCATATCTCGATCTCCTGTTTGTTTCCTGATTTTCTCTACAGATGGAGTTGCTGAATCCCACAGATGGGGAGTCATTTATAAGCTTTCTCTGGGTATTGTCAAGGGACTTGATCACCTTCACACAGGCCTGCAGAGGCCTGTTGTCCATGGCAACCTCAAGTCGAACAACATTTTGCTGGACCATGATTTGCAGCCTCACCTCTCAGATTTTGGCCTGCACCTCCTCTTGAATCCAACAGCAGGACAAAAAATGCTCGAAGCCTCTGCAGCTCAGGGCTACAAAGCCCCAGAACTGGTTAAGATGAAGGACGCCAGCACCGAGAGCGATGTGTACAGCTTGGGGGTCGTCTTACTCGAGATGCTTACTCAGAAGGAAATTATGAACAACAAATTCTTGCGTTCTCAAGATCTTCATCCGCCCACCTCGTTGAGAAACTTGGTTCTTGAGCACAAAGTTTCTGACATGTTCAGCTCCGAGCTCATCAATCGAAGTAAGAAGCAAAATTCCAGTAATGAGGACAGTTTGTTGATGTTCTTTCAACTGGCGATGGCTTGTTGCTCTCCCACACCTGCCCTGAGACCGGATATCAAGTACATTGTCAGAAGGCTCGAAGAAATTGGACAGTGACAATTGCCAACCTTGTGTTGGCAGAAGCGGAAGCAACAACTTGTCATTGTAGGAATTGGAATTTGATGATGTTTTGTTGATGAAGATGTCGATAACCACGAGGAGGTTGACAGGAACAATGGGGactaactaattaaatctttcttCCGAGCAACCTTATCTACATATGGCTTACCAAAATGATATGCCTCTAAAGGTGGCAATAGGTAAGATTTGAATCGGATATTGTACTATCCATCTTCAAATCTTAACTTAATATCTTATATCCAAATCCTATCCGATATCCAATCgagtaagaaaagagatatacaTCCCCATACCTAATGGATTCAGAGATATCTATGGATAACCTATTTTTCTATATCCAACCCATATCCACCCCATGCCtatcccatatccaaaaaaaaataaacaaccaaaataattttatgcatattatcaatcaaaacaaaattaccaattcaatataaaacataatttataagtacagatttataaaaatcaaacatagaaatagaattataattcaacataaaatatataaataatcaaaataattttatgcatattatcaaccaaaacagaattatcaaaataaaattataaacatatatattcgagTATGGTttcggatattatccatatccGTAGATTCAGGTCGGATTTGGATTTGGCTAGAAAACAACACTACTCATATCCTATCCATATCCGTGCTATAGTTTTTGGGTTTTACTTAAATTCGGTCAAActctatttttcagatttgacAGAATTTGAGTATGATGCATACCCATCGGATCGGATCGATTTTGCCATCCTACATGCCTCGTGACCTTTGAATCAGTGGTCTTAGTCCATGTGGTGGTTGGGTTGGGTTTGTTTGTTGCTGAGGAACTGACAGTGCAGCATACCAGTTGAACCACTGACGTGCATAGCTTTTTTACGGATCAAAATGAGGAAGAGCACAAAACAACCAGGGTGTAAAACAGCTACAGAACTTTTGGTGCTCAAAGAACTTTATTGTGGAACTCTTCTGGATGGCCCTTTGGGCTCCATTGAGAAATAGCTTGAGCTTTGACATCAGTTTACTTTCATCTTTTATCTCCATATGGCTTACCAAAATGGCATGCCTCTAAAGATGACAATAAGTAAGATTTGAATCGGGTATTGTACTATTCATTCTCAAATCTTAACTTAATATCTTATATCCAAATCCTATCCGATATCCAAtcgaataagaaaagagatacccatccccatacctaATGGATTCAAGGATATCTATGGATAATCTATTTTTCCATATCCAATCCATATCCACCCCATGCCTATCccatacccaaaaaaataaacaaccaaaataattttatgcatattatcaatcaaaacaaaattaccaattcaatataaaatataatttataagtacagatttataaaaatcaaacatagaaatagaattataatttaacatagaacatataaataaccaaaataattttatgcatattatcaaccaaaacagaattatcaaaataaaattataaacatatatattcgggtATGATttcggatattatccatatccGTAGATTCAGATCGGATTTGGATTTGGCTAGAAAACAACACTACTCATATCCTATTCATATCCGTGCTATAGTTTTTGGGTTTTACCTAAATCCGATCAAActctatttttcagatttgacATGATTTGAGTAGGATGCATATCCATCGGATCGATTTTGCTATCCCTACATGCCTCGTGACCTTTGAATCAGTGGTCTCAGCAGCTGGATGAGAGTGGTTGATTTCTCAGTAGTCCATGTGGTGGTTGGGTTGGGTTTGTTTGTTGCAGTGGAACTGACAGTGCAGCATACCAGTTGAACCACTGACATGCATAGTTTTTTTACAGATCAAAATGAGGAAGAGCACACAACAACCAGGGTGTAAAACAGCTACAGAACTTTTGGTGCTGGAAGAACTTTATTGTGGAACTCTTCTGGATGGCCCTTTGGGCTCCATTGAGAAATAGCTTGAGCTTTGACATCAGTTTACTTTCATCTTTTATCTCAGATTCCAAGTTCACTTTTCTGACCACTTTAATGTTTCACATGTTAAAGAGGAACCATGTGACAGAGAACTACTCTTGCTAGCCGAGCTGGCTCGGCCTGAATCAGAGGATTTATGTCCTTCACTGGAGAGTTATTTGGAACAGCTGGCTCCTTTTCAATAGAAAGGAATAGCCAAACCAACTCAGCTGGCTGGTCAATCTCACTGATCTTATCGGCCGGCAAACTAGAGACGGATGACCACAGTTCCAACCTTACCAGCACCATAGGTTTACTTATCAATGAAGCCCCTCAACCTGCTATCTTTTCTTACAAAGTAAACCAAGTGTTGCTGAGGAGTACAAACAGATCTAAAACACATGGTAGGAATTCCTTTTGTTTTGATGCAGGCTGCCCTTGGAGGCTTCATCTCTCTATTGCACAACAAGGGGCAGCGAAATCTGTTGTTCGGAGTCTCATCAAAAAGAAATCTGTTGTTTAGAGGAACAAAAAAATTAAATGGAAATGGTGCATGCATTGTCAAGCTATGGTCTTTCAACTCtgcttttttttccccctttttctttttttttttttcttttttttttttgtttgggtgggttgggggggggggggggtggggagaTGCACTAACCATATGCTCTCATAGCCACATGCATGTTTGAAAGGATGGGTGAAGTTTCAAAGATTCCCTGTTAAATTTACAAAAATCATGACTTTGCCCTCATGGTTGCATAAAAGAATGTACTGTTGTTAATGGCTTTATT includes:
- the LOC105053963 gene encoding putative kinase-like protein TMKL1 — translated: MEKLRKIRIILGITSPFLVLLLLYAMCCCFRRRFRWSRERESLEDGGCGYGEEEGEKEAEEELTRFAGGEHLTVHDILEAPGEVVGKSSYATLYRASLERSGSVVLLRFVRPACVGRTQDVLLAVQKLGPVRHPNLVPMTALYAGPRGEMLFVHPFYAAGTLSQFLRDGVAESHRWGVIYKLSLGIVKGLDHLHTGLQRPVVHGNLKSNNILLDHDLQPHLSDFGLHLLLNPTAGQKMLEASAAQGYKAPELVKMKDASTESDVYSLGVVLLEMLTQKEIMNNKFLRSQDLHPPTSLRNLVLEHKVSDMFSSELINRSKKQNSSNEDSLLMFFQLAMACCSPTPALRPDIKYIVRRLEEIGQ